One Hevea brasiliensis isolate MT/VB/25A 57/8 chromosome 5, ASM3005281v1, whole genome shotgun sequence genomic region harbors:
- the LOC110646588 gene encoding uncharacterized protein LOC110646588: MSLEIHNCGNLTNIFTLSMAMGLVSLRWMKIKGCALVEEIITKEEEQEEGWDKTIFPSLYFIDLEHLPSLQCFYSGSDILECPSLEDISAVDCPKMKILASTFSREQDSSMNVEENKERIGEGDSDLPAAHVFNGKVAVQRLHILRVAWSDLMEIWCHKFQYKLSSIELTCFPGESAIFPSDFFQRLPNLRILVLSDSLIEEIFLHQVRTDEHRYLQFLELSKLPKLKHLAENDYSQTISAFQFLKSLKVVECGRLKVLVPSSISFPNLTTLTISKCHGLVNLIPLSTARSLGQLQRMSVNECEMLQQIIASEGDGVEDEICFSKLEYLELDCLPCLASFCSGNHAFNFPSLEEMIVIKCPKMKFFAQGVLSTAKLLGVQTTRFSAFSMAKLFGRQARSSRMLKEGRQWNGNLNDRIQELFMEMNDE, from the exons ATGTCATTAGAAATTCATAACTGTGGCAACTTGACAAATATATTTACTCTTTCGATGGCTATGGGGCTTGTAAGTCTACGTTGGATGAAAATAAAGGGGTGTGCTTTGGTAGAAGAAATCATCACAAAAGAAGAAGAGCAGGAAGAAGGCTGGGATAAAACTATCTTCCCTTCTTTATACTTCATTGATCTTGAGCATTTGCCTAGCCTACAATGTTTTTATTCAGGAAGTGACATTTTGGAATGTCCGTCCTTGGAAGATATATCTGCAGTTGACTGCCCAAAGATGAAGATACTTGCTTCCACATTTTCAAGGGAACAAGATTCAAGCATGAATGTAGAGGAAAACAAAGAAAGAATTGGCGAAGGAGATTCTGATTTGCCTGCAGCACACGTTTTCAATGGCAAG GTTGCAGTCCAAAGGTTACACATACTGAGGGTGGCATGGAGCGACTTGATGGAGATATGGTGTCACAAATTTCAATATAAGCTTAGTAGCATTGAGCTGACTTGCTTTCCTGGCGAAAGTGCAATTTTCCCTTCTGATTTTTTTCAAAGGTTACCCAATCTAAGGATACTTGTTCTTTCTGATTCCTTAATTGAAGAAATATTCCTGCATCAAGTGAGAACTGATGAGCATAGATATCTTCAGTTCCTAGAGCTGTCTAAACTACCAAAGCTCAAGCACTTGGCGGAGAATGACTACTCGCAAACAATCTCAGCATTTCAatttttgaaaagtttaaaagtAGTAGAATGTGGCAGGCTGAAAGTTTTAGTCCCATCCTCAATATCTTTCCCAAATCTGACAACTCTAACAATATCAAAATGTCATGGATTAGTAAATTTGATACCTCTGTCAACAGCTAGAAGTCTGGGGCAACTCCAAAGAATGAGTGTAAACGAATGCGAAATGCTACAACAAATAATAGCAAGTGAAGGAGATGGAGTAGAAGATGAGATTTGTTTCAGCAAACTAGAATATTTGGAGCTTGATTGTTTACCATGCCTCGCAAGCTTCTGCTCTGGTAATCATGCCTTCAATTTCCCGTCTTTGGAAGAAATGATTGTTATAAAATGCCCCAAGATGAAGTTTTTTGCTCAAGGAGTATTAAGCACAGCAAAGCTTTTAGGAGTACAAACAACGAGATTTTCTGCATTTAGTATGGCAAAGCTTTTTGGACGACAAGCAAGAAGCTCTCGAATGCTGAAAGAAGGTCGGCAATGGAACGGCAACCTTAACGACAGAATACAAGAGCTATTCATGGAAATG AATGATGAATAA